One genomic segment of Thalassospiraceae bacterium LMO-SO8 includes these proteins:
- a CDS encoding class I fructose-bisphosphate aldolase: protein MMNLDVLAATAREMVDNHRGLLAADESTGTIKKRFDSIGVESTETARRDYRELLFRTKGIGKFISGAILYDETIRQKADDGTTLVQLLQAENVIPGIKVDGGAKALPGASKEKITEGLDGLPERVAEYVKLGARFAKWRAVITIGDGIPSDYCIHTNAHALARYARICQEGGLVPIVEPEVLMDGSHTIDVCEAVTTKTLEAVYHELYLQGVQLEGTILKPNMIISASDCPQQASTDEIAARTVKVLKRCVPTAVPGIMFLSGGQSEEEATRNLNAMNANHGPLPWALSYSYGRALQQSALKAWKGEAGNVPAAQAALLKRAQLNSAACAGTYAADAEKAA, encoded by the coding sequence ATGATGAACCTCGATGTTTTGGCCGCCACGGCGCGGGAAATGGTCGACAACCACCGGGGACTGTTGGCCGCCGACGAAAGCACGGGCACCATCAAGAAGCGGTTCGATTCCATCGGGGTCGAATCCACGGAAACGGCGCGCCGCGATTACCGCGAACTGCTGTTCCGCACCAAGGGTATCGGCAAGTTCATTTCCGGCGCCATCCTGTATGACGAAACCATCCGCCAGAAGGCCGACGACGGCACCACCCTGGTGCAGCTGTTGCAGGCGGAAAACGTCATTCCGGGGATCAAGGTCGACGGCGGGGCGAAGGCATTGCCGGGTGCCTCCAAGGAAAAGATCACCGAGGGCCTGGACGGGCTTCCCGAACGGGTCGCCGAATACGTCAAGCTGGGGGCGCGCTTCGCCAAATGGCGGGCCGTCATCACCATCGGCGACGGCATTCCGTCCGATTACTGCATCCACACCAATGCCCATGCGCTGGCGCGGTATGCCCGCATCTGCCAGGAAGGCGGGCTGGTGCCGATCGTCGAGCCGGAAGTCCTGATGGACGGCAGCCACACCATCGACGTCTGCGAAGCGGTCACGACCAAGACCCTGGAAGCGGTCTATCACGAGCTTTACCTGCAAGGTGTTCAGCTCGAGGGCACGATCCTGAAGCCGAACATGATCATTTCCGCGTCGGATTGTCCGCAGCAGGCTTCGACCGACGAAATCGCCGCGCGCACCGTCAAGGTGTTGAAGCGTTGCGTGCCGACGGCGGTGCCCGGCATCATGTTCCTGTCCGGCGGCCAGTCGGAAGAGGAAGCGACCCGCAACCTCAACGCCATGAACGCCAATCACGGCCCGCTGCCCTGGGCGCTCAGCTATTCCTACGGCCGCGCCTTGCAGCAGAGTGCCTTGAAGGCCTGGAAGGGCGAGGCCGGAAACGTGCCCGCCGCCCAGGCAGCGTTGCTGAAGCGCGCCCAGTTGAACAGCGCCGCCTGCGCCGGGACCTACGCCGCCGACGCGGAGAAAGCCGCCTAA
- the rpe gene encoding ribulose-phosphate 3-epimerase gives MGRDIKIAPSILSADFARLGEEIRAIDAAGCDYVHVDVMDGHFVPNLTIGPMVVKAIRPHTAKPLDVHLMIDPAQPFLKEYADAGADIITVHAEADKHLDRSLQMIKDLGKKAGVSLNPGTNEAAIEYVLDRLDLILVMSVNPGFGGQSFMPSQLPKIKRIREMIGNRPIELEVDGGVNTDTIKSVVDAGADVLVAGSAVFKGDDYAATIGALRTAAA, from the coding sequence ATGGGCCGGGACATCAAGATCGCCCCCTCCATCCTGTCCGCCGACTTCGCGCGGCTGGGCGAGGAAATCCGGGCGATCGACGCCGCCGGCTGCGACTACGTGCATGTCGATGTCATGGATGGGCATTTCGTGCCCAACCTGACCATCGGCCCCATGGTGGTGAAGGCGATCCGCCCGCACACGGCCAAGCCCTTGGACGTGCATCTGATGATCGATCCGGCGCAGCCGTTCCTCAAGGAATATGCCGATGCCGGGGCCGACATCATCACGGTCCACGCGGAAGCGGACAAGCACCTCGACCGTTCGCTCCAGATGATCAAGGATCTGGGGAAGAAGGCGGGGGTGTCGCTCAATCCCGGCACCAATGAGGCCGCCATCGAATACGTGCTCGACCGCCTGGATCTGATCCTGGTGATGTCCGTCAATCCGGGGTTCGGCGGGCAAAGTTTCATGCCGTCGCAACTGCCCAAGATCAAACGCATCCGCGAGATGATCGGAAACCGTCCCATCGAGCTTGAGGTTGACGGCGGCGTCAACACGGACACCATCAAGTCCGTGGTCGACGCCGGGGCCGACGTGCTGGTCGCCGGCAGCGCCGTGTTCAAGGGCGACGACTACGCCGCCACCATAGGAGCGCTGCGGACAGCCGCCGCCTGA
- a CDS encoding aldolase, protein MAQTQKQAIEEMTAALAGEKMPDWSVQQRLAVGCRILAAHGHGSGLAGQFTARGDAPETMWTLPYGLGFEQATASDYLLVDKDLKVIEGKGTPNMANRFHIHVYRARPDVQSIVHTHPPYSSALSMIGAPLRAAHMDTMAFFDDVAHLPHWPGVPFGDEEGEIITTAMGDKSAILLAHHGQLCAGNTVESACVMGIFFEHAARIQLAAMAAGEIQDVDPELGRLAHDWRHKPEAMNVTFRYFARAVLEQPAHPLS, encoded by the coding sequence ATGGCGCAAACCCAGAAACAGGCAATCGAGGAAATGACCGCGGCCTTGGCGGGCGAAAAGATGCCCGACTGGTCCGTGCAGCAGCGCCTGGCCGTGGGGTGCCGGATTTTGGCGGCGCATGGGCACGGCAGCGGCCTGGCCGGACAGTTCACGGCACGCGGCGACGCGCCGGAAACCATGTGGACCCTGCCCTACGGCCTGGGCTTCGAGCAGGCGACGGCATCCGATTACCTGCTGGTGGACAAGGACCTGAAGGTCATCGAGGGCAAAGGCACGCCGAACATGGCGAACCGCTTCCACATCCATGTCTACCGCGCACGCCCCGACGTGCAGTCCATCGTCCACACTCATCCGCCCTATTCATCGGCCCTGTCGATGATCGGCGCGCCGTTGCGGGCCGCCCATATGGATACGATGGCGTTCTTCGACGATGTCGCGCATTTGCCCCACTGGCCGGGCGTGCCCTTCGGCGACGAGGAAGGCGAGATCATCACCACGGCGATGGGCGATAAATCCGCGATCCTGCTGGCCCATCACGGTCAGCTTTGCGCCGGCAACACTGTGGAGTCCGCCTGCGTCATGGGGATTTTCTTCGAACACGCGGCGCGCATCCAACTGGCGGCGATGGCGGCGGGGGAAATTCAGGACGTCGACCCGGAACTGGGCAGGCTTGCCCACGACTGGCGCCACAAACCGGAAGCGATGAACGTCACGTTCCGGTATTTCGCGCGGGCCGTCCTGGAACAGCCGGCCCATCCGCTAAGCTGA
- a CDS encoding FCD domain-containing protein has protein sequence MVLEPSAKTDAALSFSPVKAVLRHQSIIEQIMGLIESGALQVGDKFPPERMLAERWQVSRPVLREAFRVLQSQGIVESRHGDGRYVRAVRALDANDLRRRHLIDRRESLLQIWEVRALLEVQAARLAAVNASEEQIRAIERPIILMGEMTAPDSRETDLNMEIHTAVALASGNDYLAQMILMALEEYRALDFKEAVPIEEWKGLQEEHWPIARAIRSRSAERAGAVMTQHFEDLKRALDKWSGPAN, from the coding sequence ATGGTGCTCGAACCCTCAGCGAAAACGGACGCGGCCCTGTCGTTTTCCCCGGTCAAGGCGGTTCTCCGCCATCAGTCGATCATCGAGCAGATCATGGGGCTGATCGAATCCGGTGCCTTGCAGGTGGGCGACAAGTTTCCGCCCGAGCGGATGTTGGCGGAACGCTGGCAGGTCAGCCGGCCGGTTTTGCGCGAGGCCTTCCGCGTGCTGCAATCGCAAGGCATCGTCGAAAGCCGCCATGGCGACGGGCGTTATGTGCGCGCCGTCCGCGCGCTGGACGCCAATGATCTGCGCCGCCGCCACCTGATCGACCGGCGCGAATCCCTGTTGCAGATCTGGGAGGTGCGCGCGTTGCTGGAGGTGCAGGCCGCTCGCCTTGCGGCGGTCAATGCCAGCGAGGAACAAATCCGGGCGATCGAGCGCCCGATCATCCTGATGGGCGAAATGACGGCCCCCGACTCCCGGGAAACCGACCTGAACATGGAAATTCATACCGCTGTCGCCCTGGCCTCGGGTAACGACTATCTGGCGCAGATGATCCTCATGGCCCTTGAGGAGTACCGCGCCCTCGATTTCAAGGAAGCCGTGCCCATCGAGGAATGGAAAGGGTTGCAGGAAGAGCACTGGCCGATTGCCAGGGCGATCCGGTCCCGGTCCGCCGAACGTGCGGGGGCGGTGATGACCCAGCATTTCGAAGACCTGAAACGGGCCCTCGACAAATGGTCCGGCCCAGCCAACTAA
- the maiA gene encoding maleylacetoacetate isomerase, producing the protein MTIKLYSRYRNSAGQRVRTTLNLKNVPYDYIAVDDMRSEEYRRVNPQGLLPALEIDGRVFSQSTAIIDWLERTYPDPSVYPEDPKDRMDAISFSQFIACEIHPIHNHRVRDYLTDEEGWSEDKSMAWYAHWITEGLTTLETMLRQRPRKTAFCYGDSPSIADIYLVPVLFNARWYGFALDKFPLILGIDAACAELDAFRLAGPEMQPDYPGPNPEHR; encoded by the coding sequence ATGACCATCAAATTGTATTCCCGGTATCGGAACTCCGCCGGGCAACGGGTTCGAACCACCCTGAACCTGAAAAATGTGCCTTACGATTACATCGCCGTCGATGACATGAGGTCCGAGGAATATCGGCGCGTGAACCCGCAGGGGCTGTTACCGGCGCTGGAGATCGATGGCCGGGTCTTCAGCCAATCGACGGCGATCATCGATTGGCTGGAGCGGACCTATCCGGACCCGTCCGTTTATCCGGAGGACCCGAAGGACCGGATGGACGCCATTTCATTTTCCCAATTCATCGCCTGTGAAATCCACCCCATTCACAACCACCGGGTCCGCGATTACCTGACCGACGAGGAAGGTTGGAGCGAAGACAAATCCATGGCTTGGTACGCCCATTGGATCACCGAAGGCCTGACAACGCTGGAGACGATGTTGCGCCAGCGGCCGCGCAAGACGGCGTTCTGTTACGGCGACAGCCCGAGCATTGCCGATATTTACCTGGTGCCCGTGCTGTTCAACGCGCGCTGGTACGGCTTCGCGCTGGACAAGTTTCCCCTGATCCTGGGGATCGACGCCGCCTGTGCCGAACTGGACGCCTTTCGTCTGGCGGGCCCGGAAATGCAGCCGGATTATCCCGGGCCCAATCCCGAACATCGCTAG
- a CDS encoding universal stress protein, with amino-acid sequence MTDAKQPTGADQPGDDQLTFLCVVDRSEEMSRAVRFASLRARNANRRVALLYVTEPAEFQHWMAIGERMREEAREEAEEMVQAVASVVQRITGKIPPVYIREGKVAEELIKLIDEEQNIALLVLGAATGNEGPGPLIELLVEKQAGRLRVPITIVPGNLTDAQLDAIC; translated from the coding sequence ATGACCGACGCCAAACAGCCGACCGGCGCCGACCAGCCGGGCGACGACCAGCTGACGTTCCTCTGTGTCGTCGACCGATCCGAGGAAATGTCCCGCGCCGTGCGCTTTGCCAGCCTGCGGGCGCGCAACGCCAACCGCCGCGTGGCCCTGCTTTACGTGACCGAACCCGCCGAATTCCAGCACTGGATGGCGATCGGGGAGCGCATGCGCGAGGAAGCCCGTGAGGAAGCCGAGGAAATGGTCCAGGCCGTCGCCTCGGTGGTGCAGCGCATCACGGGCAAGATTCCGCCGGTCTACATCCGCGAGGGCAAGGTGGCGGAGGAACTGATCAAGCTGATCGACGAGGAACAGAACATCGCCCTTCTCGTCCTGGGCGCCGCGACCGGCAACGAAGGTCCGGGGCCGCTGATCGAACTTCTGGTCGAAAAACAGGCCGGGCGCCTGCGCGTGCCGATCACCATCGTGCCCGGCAATCTGACCGACGCGCAGCTCGACGCGATCTGCTGA
- a CDS encoding TIGR02186 family protein produces the protein MRHLIPFLTILLALTLPGRAQARDITIDLTDPIVSITTGFTGTDLLLYGAVKQAGDLVVVVRGPARDEVVRRKEKVLGVWVNRDELVFDKVPSYYRIASNRPLKEFMNPEDADRLQIGLTNLDLRAKVSGKLLPEAPYDFREGLIRNLQRIGLYMTKPDNVVFLSEQLFRTRLRFPANVSVGTFTIEVYLFRDNKLQSTATTLLTVRKFGVEAQVYDLAHRYSLAYGVLAVIIAVVAGWAANAAFRKG, from the coding sequence ATGCGACACCTGATTCCCTTCCTGACAATCCTGCTGGCGCTCACCCTGCCCGGCCGCGCCCAGGCCCGCGACATCACCATCGATCTGACGGACCCCATCGTGTCGATCACGACCGGGTTCACGGGCACGGACCTGTTGCTTTACGGCGCCGTGAAGCAGGCTGGCGATCTGGTCGTCGTCGTGCGCGGCCCGGCCCGGGACGAGGTCGTGCGCCGCAAGGAGAAGGTGCTGGGCGTATGGGTCAACCGCGACGAACTGGTGTTCGACAAGGTGCCATCCTATTACCGCATCGCCAGCAACCGCCCGCTCAAGGAATTCATGAACCCGGAGGACGCCGACCGTCTGCAAATCGGGCTGACGAACCTCGACCTGCGCGCCAAGGTCTCGGGCAAGCTGCTGCCCGAAGCGCCCTATGATTTCCGCGAAGGCCTGATCCGCAACCTGCAACGCATCGGCCTTTACATGACCAAACCGGACAACGTGGTGTTCCTGTCCGAACAACTTTTCCGCACACGCCTGCGGTTTCCGGCCAACGTCTCGGTCGGCACCTTCACCATCGAGGTCTACCTGTTCCGTGACAACAAGCTGCAATCGACGGCAACGACGTTGCTGACCGTGCGCAAGTTCGGGGTCGAGGCCCAGGTCTACGACCTCGCCCATCGCTACTCGCTGGCCTACGGCGTGCTTGCCGTGATCATCGCCGTGGTGGCAGGATGGGCGGCGAACGCGGCATTCCGAAAGGGATAA
- a CDS encoding sulfite exporter TauE/SafE family protein, which produces MDIYLPIAEMSVNAFAIFGMGAGVGFLSGLFGVGGGFLMTPLLIFTGIPPAVAVATEANQIVAASVSGVLAHWKRGNVDLKMGMVLLVGGVLGSSVGVWLFTVLRELGQVDLVIKLCYVVFLSIIGFLMLIESMRAMMAHKRDVPRRQHTHNWLHGLPFKMRFRRSRLYISALLPLSVGIFVGLLAAIMGVGGGFVMVPAMIYLLGMPTSVVVGTSLFQIIFVTANVTVLQSVTNQTVDVVLALILLFGGVIGAQFGARFGGRIRGEQLRGMLALIVLAVCAKLTYDLVATPVDLYSIGLAGH; this is translated from the coding sequence TTGGATATCTACCTCCCCATCGCCGAGATGTCGGTCAACGCATTCGCGATTTTCGGCATGGGCGCAGGCGTTGGGTTTCTTTCCGGACTTTTCGGCGTGGGCGGCGGCTTCCTGATGACCCCGCTGCTCATCTTCACCGGCATTCCGCCCGCCGTCGCCGTGGCGACCGAAGCCAACCAGATCGTGGCCGCATCCGTGTCCGGCGTGCTGGCCCACTGGAAACGCGGCAACGTCGACCTGAAAATGGGCATGGTACTGCTGGTCGGCGGCGTGCTCGGCTCATCGGTCGGGGTCTGGCTGTTCACCGTGCTGCGCGAACTGGGCCAGGTCGATCTGGTCATCAAGCTTTGCTATGTCGTGTTCCTGTCGATCATCGGCTTTCTGATGCTGATCGAAAGCATGCGGGCGATGATGGCGCACAAGCGCGACGTGCCGCGCCGCCAACATACGCACAACTGGCTGCACGGCCTGCCGTTCAAGATGCGGTTCCGCCGCTCGCGCCTGTACATCAGCGCCCTGCTGCCGCTCAGCGTCGGTATTTTCGTGGGGCTTCTGGCCGCCATCATGGGGGTCGGCGGCGGCTTCGTCATGGTCCCGGCCATGATCTACCTGCTCGGCATGCCGACGTCGGTCGTCGTCGGCACGTCCCTGTTTCAGATCATCTTCGTCACCGCCAACGTCACCGTGCTGCAATCGGTGACCAACCAGACCGTGGACGTGGTGCTGGCCTTGATCCTGCTGTTCGGCGGCGTCATCGGGGCCCAGTTCGGCGCCCGGTTCGGCGGGCGCATCCGCGGTGAACAACTGCGCGGCATGCTGGCGCTGATCGTGCTCGCGGTCTGCGCCAAGCTGACGTACGACCTGGTGGCGACGCCCGTGGATCTTTACTCCATCGGCTTGGCGGGGCACTGA
- a CDS encoding sulfite exporter TauE/SafE family protein, producing the protein MDIYMPIAEMSVNVPLILAVGAGVGLLSGLFGVGGGFLMTPLLFFIGIPSAVAVATGASLIVAASISGVLAHWKRGNVDFRMGGFLLVGGVVGSSIGVWLFTVLREQGHIDLVIRVSYVVFLAIIGGLMLVESARAMMRKKKNQSRRDHMHNWLHGLPFKVRFRRSRLYISALPPLAVGLFVGLLAGIMGVGGGFVMVPAMIYVLGMPTAVVVGTSLFQIIFVSANVTILQSATNQTVDIVLALILLVGGVLGAQFGARLGAKMQGEQLRGLLALIVLGVCAKLTYELVLQPADLFSIAEVARY; encoded by the coding sequence GGGCTTCTGTCGGGTCTGTTCGGGGTCGGCGGCGGGTTCCTGATGACACCGCTGCTGTTCTTCATCGGCATCCCCTCCGCCGTGGCCGTGGCGACAGGGGCAAGCCTGATCGTCGCCGCGTCGATTTCCGGGGTGCTGGCCCATTGGAAACGCGGCAACGTCGATTTTCGCATGGGCGGATTCCTTCTGGTCGGCGGCGTCGTGGGGTCGTCGATCGGGGTCTGGCTGTTCACCGTGCTGCGCGAACAAGGTCATATCGACCTTGTCATCCGCGTCAGCTACGTCGTGTTCCTGGCGATCATCGGCGGCCTGATGCTGGTGGAAAGTGCCCGCGCCATGATGCGCAAGAAAAAGAACCAGTCCCGCCGCGACCACATGCACAATTGGCTGCACGGCCTGCCGTTCAAGGTCAGGTTCCGCCGTTCCCGGCTGTACATCAGCGCCCTGCCGCCGCTTGCCGTCGGCCTGTTCGTCGGCCTGCTGGCCGGGATCATGGGCGTGGGCGGCGGCTTCGTCATGGTGCCCGCGATGATCTACGTCCTGGGCATGCCGACGGCGGTGGTGGTCGGCACGTCCCTGTTCCAGATCATCTTCGTGTCGGCCAACGTGACCATCCTGCAATCGGCGACCAACCAGACGGTGGACATCGTGCTGGCGCTGATTCTGTTGGTCGGCGGCGTGCTCGGCGCCCAGTTCGGCGCCCGCCTGGGTGCCAAGATGCAAGGCGAACAACTGCGCGGGCTGCTGGCGCTGATCGTTCTCGGGGTCTGCGCCAAGCTGACCTACGAGCTCGTCCTGCAACCGGCGGACCTGTTCTCCATCGCCGAAGTCGCCCGCTATTGA